The following proteins are co-located in the Methylomonas sp. 11b genome:
- a CDS encoding NADH:ubiquinone reductase (Na(+)-transporting) subunit B produces MSARDILDSIEPHFTKGGKFEKYYGLYEMVDTFIYTPSDVTRGRTHVRDGNDLKRTMTFVVIATAFCILMAWYNTGYQANLAMEKIGATEINNWRSIPMALFGYNPYNPFSCLVHGMLYFFPVYITTLAVGGIWEVLFATVRKHEVNEGFLVSSMLYTLILPPDIPLWQVALGISFGIVLGKEVFGGTGKNFLNPALTGRAFLFFAYPASISGDAVWVAVDGYSGATALSLASAGGLEAIKESFSWIQAFLGFIPGSMGETSTLACMLGAAFLLYTRVASYRIMGGVLIGMIAMSTLLNIIGSTTNPMFAIPWYWHMVVGGFAFGTVFMATDPVSAAVTDTGRWIYGAMIGVMIIIIRVINPAFPEGVMLAILFSNMFAPLIDYFVVQANIRRRIKRHA; encoded by the coding sequence ATGTCGGCTAGAGATATTTTAGATAGCATAGAGCCGCATTTTACAAAGGGCGGCAAGTTTGAGAAGTATTACGGTCTCTATGAGATGGTGGATACTTTCATCTATACGCCATCCGATGTAACGCGCGGTAGAACCCACGTTCGTGACGGCAATGACCTGAAACGGACCATGACTTTCGTGGTAATAGCCACGGCGTTTTGTATTTTGATGGCATGGTATAACACCGGCTACCAAGCCAATTTGGCGATGGAAAAAATCGGCGCCACCGAAATCAATAACTGGCGCAGCATTCCAATGGCGCTGTTTGGCTACAATCCATACAATCCTTTTTCGTGCCTAGTGCACGGTATGTTGTATTTTTTCCCGGTTTACATTACGACTTTGGCGGTTGGCGGTATCTGGGAAGTGCTTTTCGCGACTGTGCGTAAACACGAAGTTAATGAAGGCTTCTTGGTGTCTTCGATGCTGTATACCTTGATCCTGCCGCCTGACATACCTTTGTGGCAAGTGGCGCTGGGTATCTCTTTCGGTATCGTGTTGGGTAAAGAAGTTTTCGGTGGTACCGGCAAAAACTTCCTTAATCCCGCACTGACTGGTCGGGCATTCCTGTTCTTCGCTTATCCTGCGTCCATTTCAGGGGATGCGGTCTGGGTTGCCGTGGATGGTTACAGTGGTGCTACTGCATTGTCTCTGGCTTCGGCTGGCGGCCTGGAAGCGATTAAGGAAAGCTTTAGCTGGATTCAGGCCTTCCTGGGTTTCATTCCCGGTTCCATGGGCGAAACCTCGACTTTGGCTTGTATGCTGGGTGCGGCGTTCCTGCTCTACACGCGTGTCGCTTCGTATCGCATCATGGGCGGTGTATTGATTGGCATGATCGCTATGTCTACTCTGCTGAATATTATCGGAAGTACCACCAACCCAATGTTTGCAATACCTTGGTATTGGCATATGGTGGTCGGTGGTTTTGCGTTCGGTACCGTGTTCATGGCAACCGATCCTGTATCCGCAGCCGTGACCGACACCGGTCGTTGGATTTACGGTGCGATGATTGGCGTGATGATTATCATCATTCGGGTTATCAACCCGGCTTTCCCTGAAGGTGTGATGCTTGCAATTCTTTTCTCAAACATGTTTGCACCATTGATTGATTACTTTGTTGTTCAAGCAAATATTAGAAGAAGGATCAAACGCCATGCTTAA
- a CDS encoding DUF6901 family protein yields MSDDILHFTYRLSAEDYESADFLIEVDKQSMTLISAAPPPYPFWTELAYQQCRNCPLNPEQVPHCPVAINLVSLLDLCGHLVSHKQMAVEVITDRRTICAETTAQHIASSILGLIMATSPCPHTEFLKPMARFHLPLADQTETIYRVTTMFLLAQYFRQKDKLPYSLELDELLALYQNLQVINLHLSQRLKTAISEDAAVNGVILLDLLSKSVSWSIEDGLEEIHHLFDGYRKLAE; encoded by the coding sequence ATGTCCGACGACATCCTACATTTTACCTACCGCCTAAGTGCCGAAGATTACGAGAGCGCGGATTTCCTGATAGAAGTTGACAAACAAAGCATGACCCTTATTTCTGCAGCTCCACCCCCCTATCCTTTTTGGACGGAGCTTGCGTATCAGCAATGCCGCAATTGCCCGTTAAATCCGGAACAGGTTCCACATTGTCCTGTCGCCATTAATCTGGTGTCACTGTTAGATTTATGTGGTCACTTAGTTTCCCACAAGCAAATGGCTGTAGAAGTCATTACCGATAGAAGAACCATATGCGCCGAAACCACTGCTCAACATATCGCCAGTTCGATTCTAGGCTTAATTATGGCCACCAGCCCGTGCCCACATACCGAATTTTTAAAGCCAATGGCACGCTTTCACTTACCCCTGGCCGATCAAACTGAAACGATTTACCGAGTAACTACGATGTTCCTGCTGGCACAGTATTTTCGCCAAAAAGACAAACTACCCTATTCGCTGGAACTGGATGAACTGCTCGCGCTTTATCAAAACTTACAAGTCATCAACCTGCATTTAAGCCAACGGTTAAAAACGGCGATTAGCGAAGACGCAGCGGTAAACGGCGTGATTTTGCTGGATTTATTGTCAAAGTCGGTTTCTTGGTCAATCGAGGACGGTCTTGAGGAAATTCATCATTTATTCGATGGATATCGCAAACTAGCTGAATAG
- the ispG gene encoding flavodoxin-dependent (E)-4-hydroxy-3-methylbut-2-enyl-diphosphate synthase: MSISPRKHTQQVLVGNVKVGGGAPIVVQSMTNTDTADVAGSVQQIMELATAGSEMVRITVDREEAAQAVPEIVNRLAQKGFSVPIIGDFHFNGHKLLEKYPDCAQALSKYRINPGNVGKGKARDPQFQQMIELAIQYNKPVRIGVNGGSLDQAVLTRLLDENRQLAQPKELPLITREAIILSALESAAKAQELGLGKDKIILSCKISDVQELISIYQDLSSRCDYALHLGLTEAGMGSKGIVASSAALGVLMQQGIGDTIRVSLTPEPGAARTKEVIVAQEILQTMNFRSFTPMVVACPGCGRTTSDYFQRLAQDIQGYLRDQMPVWKDKYKGVEDMKVAVMGCVVNGPGESKNANIGISLPGTGESPVAPVFEDGFKTVTLKGDHIAEEFQAIVERYIESHYSAQ, translated from the coding sequence ATGTCGATTAGCCCCAGAAAACACACCCAACAGGTTTTGGTAGGAAACGTAAAAGTCGGCGGCGGTGCTCCGATTGTAGTTCAATCCATGACTAATACCGATACAGCTGATGTTGCAGGAAGCGTTCAACAGATCATGGAATTAGCGACAGCCGGCTCAGAAATGGTCCGCATCACAGTCGACCGAGAAGAAGCTGCGCAAGCCGTACCGGAAATTGTCAACCGACTGGCGCAAAAAGGCTTTTCGGTGCCCATTATCGGCGACTTCCATTTCAACGGCCACAAGTTACTGGAAAAATATCCGGATTGCGCGCAAGCACTTTCCAAATACCGTATCAACCCCGGCAACGTCGGCAAAGGTAAGGCGCGGGATCCGCAATTTCAGCAGATGATAGAGCTTGCGATTCAATACAACAAACCCGTACGTATCGGCGTCAACGGTGGCAGTCTTGATCAAGCCGTGTTGACCCGCTTGCTCGACGAGAACAGGCAATTGGCGCAACCCAAGGAATTACCCTTGATCACCCGCGAAGCCATTATACTCTCTGCCCTGGAAAGCGCGGCAAAGGCCCAGGAGCTGGGATTGGGCAAAGACAAAATCATTCTGTCTTGCAAAATCAGTGATGTCCAGGAGCTGATCAGCATTTACCAAGACCTGTCCAGCCGTTGCGATTACGCCCTGCACTTAGGCCTTACCGAAGCAGGCATGGGCTCCAAAGGCATCGTCGCATCGTCGGCAGCGCTTGGAGTATTGATGCAACAAGGCATAGGTGACACCATCCGCGTATCCCTAACACCCGAACCCGGTGCGGCGCGCACCAAAGAAGTGATCGTGGCCCAGGAAATTCTGCAAACCATGAACTTCCGCTCCTTCACCCCCATGGTAGTAGCCTGCCCCGGCTGCGGTCGTACCACCAGCGATTATTTCCAACGCCTGGCGCAAGACATTCAAGGCTATTTACGCGACCAAATGCCTGTCTGGAAAGATAAATACAAAGGCGTGGAAGATATGAAAGTCGCGGTGATGGGCTGTGTCGTTAACGGCCCCGGCGAGAGCAAAAACGCCAACATCGGCATCAGCCTACCCGGCACCGGCGAGTCCCCTGTTGCACCAGTTTTTGAAGACGGCTTCAAAACCGTTACCCTAAAAGGCGACCATATCGCTGAAGAGTTCCAAGCTATAGTCGAGCGCTATATCGAATCGCATTACAGCGCACAGTAA
- a CDS encoding Na(+)-translocating NADH-quinone reductase subunit C translates to MLNAEKKTSKYNEQLCKYYEQFRVYADRILALSNDSLEKTVNVALALCLVCAVLVSIATVALRPLQGYNKALDMKKNILDVAGLLEEGTDIDQAFAERIESKIVDLKTGDYVDNINVDEYDQRKAAKDPAQNELIPVEKDIASIRQKAKYTKVFLVKKGDQLQSIILPINGYGLWSTMYGFLALEADAQTVQSINLYDQGETPGLGGEVVNPNWRALWKGKKVYSDKGEVALTLVKGGVDSSRPDSVYKVDGLAGATLTSRGVSNLIQYWMGAEGFATYLNKIRTNG, encoded by the coding sequence ATGCTTAACGCCGAGAAAAAAACCTCTAAGTATAACGAGCAGCTCTGCAAGTATTATGAACAGTTCAGAGTTTACGCCGACAGAATCCTGGCTTTAAGTAACGACAGCCTGGAAAAAACCGTAAATGTGGCTTTGGCCTTATGTTTGGTTTGTGCTGTACTGGTGTCTATTGCAACAGTGGCTTTACGGCCTTTGCAAGGCTACAACAAAGCCCTGGACATGAAGAAAAACATTCTTGATGTGGCCGGTTTGTTGGAAGAAGGTACGGATATCGACCAAGCCTTTGCGGAAAGAATCGAAAGCAAGATTGTCGATCTTAAAACCGGCGATTACGTTGACAATATTAACGTCGACGAATACGACCAACGCAAAGCTGCCAAAGACCCGGCGCAGAACGAATTGATTCCGGTCGAGAAAGATATTGCCAGCATCCGTCAAAAAGCCAAATACACCAAAGTATTTTTGGTTAAGAAAGGCGATCAGCTGCAATCCATCATTCTGCCTATCAACGGTTACGGTCTGTGGTCTACCATGTACGGCTTTTTGGCGTTGGAAGCGGATGCGCAAACGGTACAAAGCATCAACCTGTATGACCAAGGGGAAACCCCTGGCCTGGGTGGTGAGGTAGTCAATCCTAATTGGCGTGCGTTGTGGAAAGGCAAGAAAGTCTATTCCGACAAAGGCGAGGTGGCTTTGACGCTGGTTAAAGGCGGTGTGGATTCCAGTCGTCCGGATTCTGTTTACAAAGTGGATGGTTTGGCCGGTGCAACACTGACCAGCCGTGGTGTCAGCAATCTGATCCAGTATTGGATGGGTGCGGAAGGTTTCGCAACCTATCTGAACAAGATTAGAACAAACGGTTAG
- a CDS encoding Na(+)-translocating NADH-quinone reductase subunit A, producing the protein MQFNIKKGLDLPITGGPEQKISDGNSIKSVALLGADYIDLKPKMMVAEGDKVKLGQALFSDKKNPGVNFVSPGAGVVKAINRGDKRALLSVVIELQGNQQESFAKYGEAELGNLTQEQVKENLLASGLWTSFLTRPYGKIPAVDSSPSSIFVTAIDTRPLAADPAVIIKERAADFANGLTVISKLTSGKTYLCKASGTDVVANQAVQIAEFSGPHPAGLPSTHIHFIDPVNIHKFVWHIDYQAVIAIGALFTSGKLNVERVVSLAGPTVKNPRLVRTRVGANLDDLVAGELQDVENRVISGSVLYGHEATGSAAFLSAYSLQVSAIKEGRDREFFGWIVPGKDKYSALNVYVSSKDRKDNRLFPLTTDKNGSNRAIVPVGVYESVMPLDILATPLLKAIVVGDTDTAQSLGCLELSEEDVSLFTFVDPGKHDFAPVLRANLTKIEKEG; encoded by the coding sequence ATGCAATTTAATATAAAGAAAGGTTTGGATTTGCCCATAACAGGCGGCCCCGAACAAAAGATAAGCGATGGTAACAGCATCAAATCGGTTGCTTTGTTAGGTGCCGACTATATTGATCTGAAACCGAAGATGATGGTTGCCGAAGGAGATAAGGTCAAATTAGGACAGGCGCTTTTTTCTGACAAAAAGAATCCTGGCGTTAACTTCGTATCACCCGGCGCGGGTGTGGTCAAAGCTATTAATCGCGGCGATAAACGTGCTTTGTTGTCTGTTGTCATCGAATTGCAGGGAAATCAGCAAGAGTCTTTCGCGAAATACGGCGAAGCAGAGCTGGGCAATTTGACTCAAGAACAAGTCAAGGAAAATTTGCTGGCATCGGGCTTGTGGACTTCGTTCCTGACTCGTCCTTACGGCAAAATCCCAGCTGTTGATTCCTCCCCAAGTTCGATTTTTGTCACAGCCATAGATACTCGTCCGCTTGCGGCCGATCCAGCTGTGATTATCAAGGAGCGCGCCGCGGACTTTGCTAATGGCTTGACTGTGATCTCCAAGTTGACGTCTGGTAAAACCTATCTTTGCAAGGCTTCTGGTACCGATGTGGTTGCTAACCAAGCAGTGCAAATAGCCGAGTTTTCCGGTCCGCATCCTGCCGGTTTGCCAAGCACTCACATACACTTCATCGATCCGGTCAATATCCATAAATTTGTTTGGCATATCGATTATCAAGCGGTGATTGCTATCGGCGCCTTGTTTACCAGCGGTAAACTGAATGTTGAGCGCGTGGTTTCCTTGGCTGGTCCAACCGTTAAAAACCCCAGGCTGGTGCGTACCCGTGTGGGCGCGAACTTGGATGATTTGGTTGCTGGCGAATTGCAAGATGTTGAAAATCGCGTGATTTCGGGTTCTGTTTTATATGGCCACGAAGCTACCGGATCTGCTGCGTTTTTGAGTGCTTACAGTTTGCAAGTTTCGGCTATCAAAGAAGGTCGCGATCGGGAGTTTTTCGGTTGGATCGTCCCGGGTAAAGACAAATACTCGGCGTTGAATGTCTACGTTTCCAGTAAAGATCGTAAAGATAATCGCCTGTTCCCGTTGACCACCGATAAGAACGGCAGTAACCGGGCCATCGTCCCTGTTGGCGTATATGAGTCGGTCATGCCTTTGGATATTTTGGCTACACCTTTGTTAAAAGCGATTGTAGTCGGCGATACCGATACTGCACAGTCTCTTGGTTGTCTGGAATTGAGTGAAGAAGACGTGTCTTTGTTCACCTTTGTCGATCCAGGTAAACACGACTTCGCGCCTGTGCTCAGAGCTAATTTAACTAAAATCGAGAAGGAAGGATAA
- a CDS encoding ferritin-like domain-containing protein — translation MAEQIQSLSDFAERCLFNGDIEQKLVLTHQARQLLDNGLLSLQTAGAVLPISNTVFPRRPALLMPREMPKRRLDSNEGKAAFFHALAHIEFVAIYLAWDIIYRFPGLPDDFYRDWLIIAEEEAQHFELIRTHLLGLGFDYGDLPAHRGLWSHAEDTSDDILARLAIVPRCMEARGLDVTPGMMDKLVAIDDQPGLAILRRIYDDEVGHVERGSYWFNILTRQRGLEPEHCFKDLILNYFKGKPKGPFNREVRIIAGFSNNEIDWLEERLHE, via the coding sequence TTGGCAGAACAGATCCAAAGCCTATCCGATTTTGCGGAGCGCTGTTTGTTTAATGGCGATATTGAGCAAAAGCTTGTTTTAACTCATCAAGCCAGGCAGTTGTTAGATAACGGCTTATTATCCCTGCAGACAGCTGGCGCGGTATTGCCAATAAGCAATACCGTATTTCCGCGCCGGCCGGCATTGTTGATGCCACGTGAGATGCCTAAACGTCGTCTGGATTCCAACGAAGGTAAAGCGGCTTTTTTTCATGCACTCGCGCATATCGAGTTTGTGGCAATTTATTTGGCTTGGGACATCATTTACCGGTTTCCCGGCTTGCCCGATGATTTTTATCGGGATTGGCTGATCATCGCCGAGGAAGAGGCACAGCATTTCGAGTTGATTCGCACCCATTTGCTTGGCTTGGGATTCGACTACGGCGATTTGCCCGCGCATCGTGGGCTTTGGTCGCATGCCGAAGATACTTCGGATGATATTTTGGCGCGCTTAGCGATAGTGCCGCGCTGTATGGAGGCGCGCGGATTAGATGTGACGCCGGGCATGATGGATAAACTGGTCGCTATCGACGATCAGCCAGGTCTGGCTATCTTGCGGCGGATTTACGACGATGAAGTCGGGCATGTCGAGCGCGGTTCTTACTGGTTCAATATTCTGACTAGACAGCGCGGTCTGGAACCTGAACACTGCTTCAAAGACTTGATTCTGAATTATTTCAAGGGCAAACCCAAAGGGCCCTTTAATCGAGAAGTGCGTATAATCGCCGGCTTCTCGAATAACGAAATCGATTGGCTGGAGGAGCGTTTGCATGAATAA
- a CDS encoding tyrosine-type recombinase/integrase, which produces MATIRKRQGRYHTQVRKNGKSITKTFTNKSDALKWAKEQEVKIEQGTFTTKKDKEVVTLAFLLERWEKEVLVHLKSWEVERYKVALVTRELGNLPLEQVTSNLLVTYRDSRLRVASNQTVKHELSLIKRAMKKGIEWNYVFTIPVVTSPTLKGQARTRRLKEKELSLLLSSADEYLQHVIVLLIETAMRRGELASLKITNIDLENRLMLLEDTKNGEDRTIPISKKALTAVQYLIKEAKSPFLLNYKKEWLTEKFITLCKSIGIENFRLHDLRHEGVSTLFEKGLNMIEVSSISGHKDLAMLKRYTHINPLTLVDRI; this is translated from the coding sequence ATGGCGACTATCAGAAAAAGACAAGGCAGATACCATACCCAAGTTCGTAAAAATGGTAAAAGCATTACAAAAACCTTCACTAACAAGTCTGATGCTCTAAAGTGGGCTAAAGAACAAGAAGTAAAGATTGAACAAGGCACCTTTACAACAAAAAAAGATAAAGAAGTTGTAACACTGGCCTTTTTGCTGGAGCGATGGGAAAAAGAAGTTCTTGTTCACCTAAAAAGCTGGGAAGTCGAAAGATACAAAGTGGCTTTAGTCACAAGAGAACTTGGCAATCTTCCCTTGGAACAAGTAACAAGCAACTTGTTGGTGACTTACAGAGATAGTCGACTTAGAGTAGCCTCTAACCAAACAGTAAAGCATGAATTGAGCTTGATAAAAAGAGCTATGAAGAAAGGAATCGAGTGGAATTATGTTTTTACTATTCCTGTAGTCACCTCCCCTACCCTAAAAGGACAAGCCAGAACAAGAAGACTCAAAGAAAAAGAACTTAGCTTGCTTCTAAGTTCGGCAGATGAATATTTGCAGCATGTAATCGTACTGCTAATTGAAACGGCAATGAGAAGAGGCGAACTTGCTTCACTAAAAATCACCAACATTGACCTAGAAAATCGCCTTATGTTGCTTGAAGACACAAAAAATGGCGAAGATAGAACTATACCAATTAGCAAAAAAGCTTTAACAGCAGTTCAGTACCTAATCAAAGAAGCCAAGTCACCATTTTTACTAAATTACAAAAAAGAATGGCTAACAGAAAAATTTATTACCCTTTGCAAGTCTATAGGAATAGAGAATTTTAGATTACATGATCTAAGACATGAAGGAGTTTCAACCCTATTTGAAAAAGGTTTGAACATGATAGAAGTTAGTTCAATATCAGGTCACAAAGATTTGGCAATGTTAAAGAGGTACACACACATTAACCCATTAACACTTGTTGATAGAATTTAA
- a CDS encoding NnrS family protein — translation MNNKPVFDYPLFAMGFRAFFALAGLSALALIALWNSMSNGSLHIDNYFTGSTWHAHEMLLGYTTAVIAGFLLTAARNWTGLQTVTPDQLASLCFLWIYGRVLPFYSELLPDALIGAVDFVFLPVLAYFVGKPILKTGNYQNLIFIPLLLLLALGNGLIHAQVLGLADSASLGLILVVTVIVAMILVIAGRVFPFFTERGLSGVICIRNPLLDIAAVAVSLVVFALLMLNISGALLAVAAVAAIVINIVRVAAWYNPRIWFVPLLWVLYIGYGWLILGFGLVSLAAFGVVPQSLALHAFTVGGIGILTLGMMARVALGHTGRALKASNVMALAFVLINLAALFRVFFPALLPNWYGGLVMVSTYCWLAAFSLFAFYYSPILTSPRLDGQPG, via the coding sequence ATGAATAACAAACCGGTTTTTGATTATCCACTGTTTGCGATGGGCTTTAGGGCGTTTTTCGCGCTGGCGGGGTTATCAGCTCTGGCTTTGATTGCGCTGTGGAATTCGATGTCCAATGGTTCGCTGCATATCGATAATTACTTCACTGGTAGTACGTGGCACGCACATGAAATGTTGCTCGGCTATACCACAGCCGTGATTGCCGGTTTTTTACTGACGGCGGCGAGAAACTGGACCGGCTTGCAAACGGTTACTCCCGATCAATTGGCGTCGCTATGTTTTCTGTGGATTTATGGCCGGGTATTGCCTTTTTATTCGGAACTACTGCCCGATGCGTTGATAGGCGCCGTGGATTTCGTATTTTTACCGGTGTTGGCGTATTTTGTCGGTAAGCCTATTTTAAAAACAGGCAACTACCAAAATCTGATTTTTATCCCCTTATTGCTGTTATTGGCCTTGGGTAATGGTTTGATTCATGCCCAAGTTCTGGGTTTGGCCGATAGCGCCTCGCTAGGACTAATCCTGGTAGTTACCGTTATCGTCGCGATGATTTTGGTCATAGCCGGCCGGGTATTTCCGTTTTTTACCGAACGAGGGCTATCCGGGGTTATTTGTATTCGCAATCCGTTATTGGATATAGCGGCTGTTGCCGTGAGTCTGGTGGTGTTTGCACTATTGATGCTGAATATATCCGGCGCTTTGTTGGCTGTTGCCGCGGTCGCGGCGATTGTGATTAATATTGTGCGAGTGGCGGCTTGGTACAACCCGCGGATTTGGTTTGTGCCCCTGCTTTGGGTTTTGTATATCGGCTACGGTTGGTTGATTCTTGGATTTGGCTTGGTATCACTCGCTGCTTTTGGTGTGGTTCCGCAGTCTTTGGCTTTACATGCCTTTACTGTGGGCGGCATCGGTATTTTGACTCTGGGCATGATGGCCCGCGTTGCGTTGGGTCATACCGGTAGAGCGTTGAAAGCCTCGAATGTGATGGCGTTGGCCTTTGTGCTGATCAATTTGGCGGCGCTGTTTCGAGTGTTTTTTCCGGCGTTGTTGCCAAACTGGTATGGCGGTTTGGTAATGGTGTCCACCTATTGTTGGTTGGCGGCATTTTCTCTGTTTGCATTTTATTATTCGCCAATTTTGACGTCGCCCAGACTGGACGGGCAGCCGGGATAG
- a CDS encoding metallophosphoesterase: MRINYFSDVHLEFGEQSLPETDADIVVAAGDIGIFKQGVEWLKSIGKPVVYVAGNHEFYGYEYQQTIDMLRRECAGSQIQFLEKDQFIFQGVRFLGCTLWTNLFIEGAEKAEALGKTLNDFRKVSFTGQSFEPKHFAELHRESKSWLEQQLATPFAGRTIVVTHHAPTEWSWIDSPNVLKKLAYCNDLKPLFHEYEIAAWFHGHVHNLGDYRIADARILSNTRGYVGRKYVSGFDIDKVVDI, translated from the coding sequence GTGCGGATAAATTACTTTTCTGATGTGCATTTAGAATTTGGCGAGCAGAGTTTGCCGGAAACCGATGCCGATATTGTCGTGGCGGCGGGCGATATTGGCATATTCAAACAAGGTGTCGAATGGTTGAAGTCTATCGGCAAGCCCGTGGTTTATGTGGCGGGTAACCATGAGTTTTATGGTTACGAATATCAACAGACCATCGACATGTTGCGTAGGGAATGTGCGGGCAGTCAAATTCAGTTCTTGGAAAAAGATCAGTTTATCTTCCAGGGCGTGCGCTTTTTGGGTTGTACTTTGTGGACGAATTTGTTTATCGAGGGCGCTGAAAAAGCCGAAGCGCTGGGAAAAACCTTGAATGACTTTCGTAAGGTGTCGTTTACAGGTCAATCATTCGAGCCTAAACACTTTGCCGAACTACACCGGGAATCAAAGTCCTGGTTAGAACAACAGCTTGCCACTCCCTTTGCCGGCAGGACCATTGTGGTCACCCACCATGCGCCGACCGAATGGAGTTGGATCGATTCACCCAACGTACTTAAAAAGCTGGCGTATTGTAATGACTTGAAGCCTTTATTTCACGAGTATGAAATAGCGGCCTGGTTTCACGGTCATGTGCACAATTTGGGTGATTACCGGATAGCGGATGCCCGTATTTTAAGCAATACCCGGGGGTATGTCGGCCGCAAGTATGTCAGCGGTTTTGATATCGATAAAGTGGTTGATATTTGA
- a CDS encoding lipocalin family protein, with protein sequence MQFIKLPAVALLFLSFNAAADVQLTKADLLGTWQIDKESNTSDGSKARSSNTTWTFKEDGTIEGMTHENDSHARIDQMRAVLNYSVEGGKIVKQAAPGRSKMETCEAIEKSGNNMVLKCQTVYFFMSKK encoded by the coding sequence ATGCAATTTATTAAACTCCCCGCTGTTGCTTTGCTGTTTTTATCTTTTAATGCCGCAGCGGATGTACAGCTGACCAAAGCCGATCTTTTGGGAACATGGCAAATCGACAAAGAATCGAACACCAGTGATGGCAGCAAGGCCCGTAGCTCTAATACTACCTGGACGTTTAAAGAAGACGGCACGATCGAAGGTATGACTCATGAAAACGATTCGCACGCCAGAATTGACCAAATGCGGGCTGTGCTGAATTACTCTGTCGAAGGCGGCAAGATTGTCAAGCAGGCCGCGCCGGGCCGCTCGAAGATGGAAACCTGCGAGGCAATCGAAAAATCCGGCAACAATATGGTTTTGAAATGCCAGACCGTTTACTTCTTTATGTCTAAAAAATAG